In a single window of the Vitis riparia cultivar Riparia Gloire de Montpellier isolate 1030 unplaced genomic scaffold, EGFV_Vit.rip_1.0 scaffold663_pilon_pilon, whole genome shotgun sequence genome:
- the LOC117910238 gene encoding geraniol 8-hydroxylase-like has product MPLILCFFLLQFLRPSSHATKLPPGPTGLPILGSLLEIGKLPHRSLARLAKIHGPLITLRLGSITTVVASSPQTAKLILQTHGQNFLDRPAPEAIDSPQGTIGWIPADHVWRSRRRVCISHLFTSQSLDSLQHLRYKKVEQLLQHIRKHCVSGTPVDIGLLTSAINLNVLSNAIFSVDLVDPGFESAQDFRDLVWGIMEGAGKFNISDYFPMFRRFDLLGVKRETFSSYKRLYEIVGDIIKSRIKCRASNPMSRNDDFLDVILDQCQEDGSVFNSDNIQVLIVELFYAGSDTSTITTEWAMTELLRNPRLMQKVRQELSEVIGAGQMVKESDMDRLPYFQAVVKETLRLHPAGPLLLPFKAKNDVELCGFTIPSNSHVLVNMWAIARDPSYWEDPSSFLPERFLGSKIDYRGQDYEYIPFGAGRRICPGIPLAIRMVQLVLASIIHSFNWKLPEGTTPLTIDMQEQCGATLKKAIPLSAIPFIEEN; this is encoded by the exons ATGCCACTCATCCTGTGCTTTTTCCTCCTCCAATTTCTGCGCCCATCATCCCACGCTACCAAGCTGCCGCCTGGCCCAACTGGCCTCCCTATTTTGGGCTCCCTACTGGAAATTGGCAAACTTCCTCATCGCTCACTTGCAAGATTGGCCAAAATCCACGGCCCTCTCATCACTCTCCGCCTTGGCTCCATCACCACCGTCGTCGCCTCCTCTCCCCAGACAGCCAAACTAATTCTCCAAACACATGGCCAGAACTTCCTGGACCGTCCTGCTCCCGAGGCCATCGACAGTCCTCAAGGCACAATCGGATGGATTCCTGCGGACCATGTATGGCGCAGCCGCCGCCGTGTTTGCATCAGCCACTTGTTCACATCCCAGAGCCTGGACTCACTCCAACACCTTCGATACAAAAAGGTGGAACAACTTCTCCAACATATCCGTAAGCACTGTGTTTCCGGTACACCGGTGGATATCGGCCTACTCACCTCTGCCATCAACTTGAACGTGCTTTCAAACGCCATTTTCTCTGTTGACCTTGTTGATCCAGGATTTGAGTCGGCTCAGGATTTCAGGGATCTGGTGTGGGGAATCATGGAGGGTGCTGGCAAGTTTAATATTTCAGATTATTTTCCCATGTTTCGAAGGTTCGATTTGCTAGGTGTGAAGCGCGAAACTTTCTCATCTTATAAACGGCTTTATGAAATAGTTGGTGATATAATCAAAAGCCGTATCAAGTGTAGAGCCTCCAATCCGATGAGCAGGAATGACGACTTCTTGGATGTGATTCTTGATCAGTGCCAAGAAGATGGCTCTGTTTTCAATTCTGATAATATCCAGGTTTTGATTGTG GAACTATTTTATGCTGGAAGTGATACATCTACCATAACAACTGAATGGGCAATGACTGAACTTCTTCGAAATCCTCGGCTGATGCAAAAGGTTCGGCAAGAACTTAGCGAAGTAATCGGGGCAGGTCAAATGGTTAAAGAATCAGATATGGACCGACTTCCATATTTTCAAGCTGTTGTGAAAGAGACGCTTAGACTCCATCCGGCTGGGCCCCTTCTGTTACCTTTTAAAGCAAAGAATGATGTGGAATTATGCGGTTTCACCATACCCAGTAACAGTCATGTCCTTGTCAATATGTGGGCTATTGCAAGAGATCCAAGTTATTGGGAGGATCCTTCATCCTTTCTTCCCGAAAGATTCTTGGGCTCTAAGATAGATTATAGAGGCCAAGATTATGAGTATATACCATTTGGAGCAGGTAGGCGAATCTGCCCAGGCATACCTCTTGCCATCAGAATGGTTCAACTAGTGTTAGCTTCCATTATCCACTCCTTCAACTGGAAGCTTCCTGAAGGAACCACTCCACTGACCATTGACATGCAAGAACAATGCGGAGCTACCTTGAAGAAGGCCATTCCTCTTTCTGCCATTCCATTTATCGAAGAAAATTAA